The following coding sequences are from one Lysinibacillus sp. FSL W8-0992 window:
- a CDS encoding ComF family protein, translated as MNKVEMFCLLCAQPLRIVPSWKTLLIRNFSPCLCEKCASKFERTSTPTALYQYNDAMKKYLHQFKFLQDVALAKVFRQELHAQFKRETATIIPIPMHPIKQQERTFSHTEELLNAANIPYKQLLEKTTIETQSSKNREQRIKSAPLFRLMPTAQVEHKDYLLFDDIQTTGTTLRHAKQVLLEAGARNVRTFTLING; from the coding sequence ATGAACAAAGTAGAAATGTTTTGTTTATTATGTGCACAGCCTTTGCGTATCGTTCCTAGCTGGAAAACACTTTTAATAAGAAACTTCTCACCTTGCCTTTGTGAAAAATGTGCCTCCAAATTTGAGCGTACATCTACACCAACAGCACTTTATCAATATAACGATGCAATGAAGAAGTATTTGCATCAATTTAAATTTCTTCAAGACGTTGCACTCGCTAAAGTATTTCGACAGGAGTTACATGCACAATTTAAACGTGAGACAGCAACAATTATTCCGATTCCTATGCACCCTATTAAGCAACAAGAACGTACCTTCTCACATACGGAGGAGCTTCTAAATGCCGCTAATATTCCTTATAAACAACTATTAGAAAAAACAACTATAGAAACACAAAGCTCAAAAAATAGGGAGCAACGTATAAAATCAGCTCCACTTTTTCGACTAATGCCTACAGCGCAAGTTGAGCATAAAGATTATCTCCTTTTTGACGATATACAAACTACAGGGACAACACTAAGGCATGCGAAACAAGTTTTACTAGAAGCGGGCGCCCGAAATGTTCGAACCTTCACTTTAATTAATGGATGA